Proteins found in one Melospiza georgiana isolate bMelGeo1 chromosome 1, bMelGeo1.pri, whole genome shotgun sequence genomic segment:
- the DECR1 gene encoding 2,4-dienoyl-CoA reductase [(3E)-enoyl-CoA-producing], mitochondrial, with product MLPPNTFQGKVAFITGGGTGLGKGMTTALSSLGAKCVIASRKLDVLKGTADEISSKTGNKVHAIQCDVRDPVSVKSAVAETIQVAGHPDVVINNAAGNFISPSERLSPNAWKTITDIVLNGTAFVTLEIGKELIKVKKGAAFLAITTIYAESGSGFVLPSASAKAGVEAMSKSLAAEWGRYGMRFNVIQPGPIKTKGAFSRLDPTGAFEKKMIERIPCGRLGTIEEIANLAAYFCSDYASWVNGAVIRMDGGEYVSMAGEFNDLKRVTKEQWDVMEAMIRKTKGS from the exons ATGTTGCCACCAAATACCTTCCAAGGGAAAGTGGCCTTTATAACTGGTGGAGGTACTGGGCTTGGCAAAGGGATGACAACAGCTTTGTCCAGTTTAGGAGCCAAGTGTGTTATAGCAAGCCG GAAGCTGGATGTTTTGAAAGGAACAGCAGATGAAATTTCTTCTAAAACAGGGAATAAG GTTCATGCCATCCAGTGTGATGTGAGAGATCCTGTTTCAGTTAAGAGTGCTGTTGCTGAAACAATCCAAGTGGCAGGACATCCTGAT GTTGTGATAAACAATGCAGCTGGAaattttatttccccttctGAACGACTTTCTCCTAATGCCTGGAAAACAATAACTGATATTGTACTTAATGGTACTGCTTTTGTAACTCTGGAAATTGGCAAGGAGCTcattaaagtaaaaaaag GAGCAGCATTCCTGGCTATTACAACAATTTATGCAGAGAGTGGTTCAGGATTTGTGTTGCCAAGTGCCTCTGCCAAAGCTGGTGTAGAAGCAATGAGCAA GTCTCTTGCGGCTGAATGGGGTAGATATGGCATGAGATTCAATGTGATTCAACCAGGTCCAATAAAAACAAAG GGTGCTTTTAGCCGCCTTGACCCAACAGGCGCATTTGAGAAAAAGATGATTGAGAGGATTCCCTGTGGTCGTCTGGGAACTATAGAAGAAATTGCAAATCTTGCTGCATATTTCTGCAGTGATTATGCAAGCTGGGTTAATGGAGCA GTTATCAGAATGGATGGTGGAGAATATGTTTCTATGGCAGGAGAATTCAATGATTTGAAGAGG GTTACCAAAGAGCAGTGGGATGTGATGGAAGCAATgattagaaaaacaaaaggctCCTAA